In Limanda limanda chromosome 23, fLimLim1.1, whole genome shotgun sequence, a genomic segment contains:
- the f7l gene encoding coagulation factor VII, protein MASVTGETRRFLILQLLIASIPACTGLPEGVFVSRPEASAFLHRSRRANFLLEELKHGNLERECLEEKCSYEEAREIFGVPQQLEAFWRTYTAVDQCLSSPCKNGATCTRHVNTYFCKCPPRFHGYNCNKVRLTSSSCRHRNGGCEHFCKEFPDRQFVCFCASGYKLGPDNSTCVPEDVVPCGRPRSHIVPRVVNGKACPRGQCPWQALLIEDGTLRCGAIVLSDQWILTAAHCVLNKGIFNVSVGKYDCQNPEKTEQKRNVVRVQIHPGYNQSSYDSDLALLKLSSPVKLGRLVVPICLPARNSTFIRTMATVRQSTVSGCGRMLERGSVASFLQRLVLPRVPLQECRLHTKLNITRNMLCAGHRVGRHDACHGDSGGPLVTQYKKTWFLVGVVSWGQGCAKENKYGVYTKVSNFLDWIENVTSSV, encoded by the exons ATGGCGTCTGTGACCGGAGAGACGAGAAGATTCTTAATCCTACAGCTCCTCATCGCCtctatcccagcatgcactgggctTCCTGAAG GCGTGTTCGTGAGCAGACCCGAGGCTAGCGCCTTCCTGCATCGCAGTCGCCGGGCGAACttcctgctggaggagctgaaacaCGGGAACCTGGAGCGCGAGTGTCTGGAGGAGAAATGTTCCTACGAGGAGGCCAGGGAGATCTTCGGTGTTCCTCAGCAGCTG GAAGCCTTCTGGAGGACGTACACAG CGGTGGACCAGTGTCTCTCGTCGCCGTGTAAGAACGGCGCCACCTGCACTCGCCACGTCAACACATACTTCTGCAAGTGTCCACCTCGTTTCCATGGATACAACTGCAACAAAG TGCGTTTGACCTCCAGCAGCTGTCGCCATAGAAACGGCGGATGTGAACATTTCTGCAAAGAGTTTCCAGAtcgtcagtttgtttgtttctgtgcttCGGGATACAAGCTGGGTCCGGACAACAGCACCTGTGTGCCCGAAG ATGTCGTCCCCTGTGGAAGACCTCGGTCACACATTGTCCCCAGGGTCGTAAACGGGAAAGCATGTCCCAGAGGACAATGTCCATGGCAG gcTCTGTTGATTGAAGATGGGACCCTGAGGTGTGGAGCCATCGTCCTATCAGATCAGTGGATTCTAACCGCTGCTCACTGCGTTCTGAATAAAGGAATTTTCAACGTCAGTGTcg GGAAATATGATTGTCAGAACCCGGAGAAGACGGAGCAGAAGCGGAATGTGGTCAGAGTGCAGATCCACCCGGGCTACAACCAGTCCAGCTACGACAGCGACCTGGCCTTGCTGAAGCTCTCCTCCCCGGTGAAGCTGGGCCGCCTGGTGGTGCCCATCTGCCTTCCTGCCCGGAACAGCACCTTCATCAGGACCATGGCGACCGTCCGCCAGTCCACCGTGTCGGGCTGCGGCCGCATGCTGGAGAGAGGATCGGTCGCCAGCTTCCTGCAGCGCCTGGTGCTGCCGCGGGTTCCTCTGCAGGAGTGCCGCCTCCACACCAAGCTCAACATCACCCGGAACATGCTGTGCGCCGGGCACAGGGTTGGACGCCATGACGCCTGCCACGGGGACAGCGGCGGCCCTCTGGTGACGCAATACAAGAAAACCTGGTTCCTGGTGGGCGTGGTCAGCTGGGGGCAGGGCTGCGCCAAGGAAAACAAGTACGGCGTCTACACCAAAGTCAGCAACTTCCTGGACTGGATCGAGAACGTCACGTCCAGCGTCTGA
- the LOC132996457 gene encoding uncharacterized protein LOC132996457 isoform X1: MTGSSSSSSGSSSSGDMSQVRRAVGEAFWAMCAADSASMPVHWYYDVDDIRRDFGGWISGFAAPRERHPSSILSLSNSAGSGRTAWSSGGKRPDVVGNVILHDKLNLWRSSRGSVHYHHGLQAGDNTLNALCSLRVARSLVAGGFSDASRPDARAAVLSDYVHFLTTPGSHNDTYAESSHRSFFADWQESRPTSPREVLNFAEKRSELKLSSSSPDGQLDAIGCFPMSLPFILLSASANQEQAVAAAVEFVKLTHPHPKVSEYVSIYSRALHAVLGGAGVRQQAEHALRSLNVWDVCQSYSRKAARFLVASEERLKVHQSAVNYLGLACYTKGALSSMFYLAHEFHDDLTGGILTNTNCGGENCNRGAALGALLGAGGAYRGAGVPQQWKDELRDAQDFIPDILKSAP; the protein is encoded by the exons atGACAG gctcctcctcctcctcctcaggctcctcctcctcaggtgacATGTCTCAGGTGCGGCGGGCAGTGGGCGAGGCCTTCTGGGCGATGTGTGCGGCAGACTCCGCCTCCATGCCGGTGCACTGGTACTACGACGTGGACGACATCCGGAGGGACTTCGGCGGCTGGATCTCCGGCTTCGCGGCGCCCAGAGAGCGCCACCCGTCCAGCATCCTGAGCCTGTCCAACTCCG CCGGCAGCGGTCGCACCGCGTGGTCGTCGGGGGGGAAGCGGCCGGACGTGGTCGGCAACGTGATTCTCCACGACAAGCTGAACCTGTGGAGGTCGTCCAGAGGCTCCGTCCACTATCACCATG GTCTGCAGGCGGGTGACAACACGCTGAACGCCCTCTGCTCCCTGCGTGTGGCGCGCTCGCTGGTCGCCGGCGGTTTCTCCGACGCCTCTCGGCCGGACGCTCGAGCCGCCGTGCTCTCAGACTACGTTCACTTCCTGACGACGCCCGGCAGCCACAACGACACCTACGCCGAGTCGTCCCACCGCTCGTTCTTCGCCGACTGGCAGGAGAGCAGACCGACTTCACCCCGTGAG GTTCTGAACTTTGCAGAGAAACGCTCGGAGTTGAAGTTGAGTTCCTCGTCCCCGGACGGCCAGCTGGACGCCATCGGCTGCTTTCCCATGAGCCTCCCCTTCATCCTGCTGTCGGCCTCGGCCAATCAGGAGCAGGCT GTCGCCGCCGCCGTGGAGTTTGTGAAGctcacccacccccaccccaagGTGTCCGAGTACGTGTCCATCTACAGCCGGGCGCTGCACGCCGTGCTCGGGGGCGCCGGCGTGCGCCAGCAGGCCGAACACGCCCTGAGGAGCCTGAACGTCTGGGACGTCTGTCAGAGCTACAGCCGCAAGGCCGCCAG GTTTCTCGTGGCGTCGGAGGAACGACTGAAGGTGCATCAGAGCGCCGTCAACTACCTCGGCCTGGCGTGCTACACCAAAG GTGCTCTGTCCAGCATGTTCTACCTGGCGCACGAGTTCCACGACGACCTCACGGGAGGAATCCTGACCAACACCAACTGCGGAG GGGAGAACTGTAACCGGGGCGCGGCTCTGGGCGCGCTgctgggggcggggggggcgtaCCGCGGCGCCGGCGTCCCTCAGCAGTGGAAGGACGAACTCAGAGACGCCCAAGACTTCATCCCTGACATCCTGAAGAGCGCCCCCTGA
- the LOC132996457 gene encoding uncharacterized protein LOC132996457 isoform X2 yields MTGSSSSGDMSQVRRAVGEAFWAMCAADSASMPVHWYYDVDDIRRDFGGWISGFAAPRERHPSSILSLSNSAGSGRTAWSSGGKRPDVVGNVILHDKLNLWRSSRGSVHYHHGLQAGDNTLNALCSLRVARSLVAGGFSDASRPDARAAVLSDYVHFLTTPGSHNDTYAESSHRSFFADWQESRPTSPREVLNFAEKRSELKLSSSSPDGQLDAIGCFPMSLPFILLSASANQEQAVAAAVEFVKLTHPHPKVSEYVSIYSRALHAVLGGAGVRQQAEHALRSLNVWDVCQSYSRKAARFLVASEERLKVHQSAVNYLGLACYTKGALSSMFYLAHEFHDDLTGGILTNTNCGGENCNRGAALGALLGAGGAYRGAGVPQQWKDELRDAQDFIPDILKSAP; encoded by the exons atGACAG gctcctcctcctcaggtgacATGTCTCAGGTGCGGCGGGCAGTGGGCGAGGCCTTCTGGGCGATGTGTGCGGCAGACTCCGCCTCCATGCCGGTGCACTGGTACTACGACGTGGACGACATCCGGAGGGACTTCGGCGGCTGGATCTCCGGCTTCGCGGCGCCCAGAGAGCGCCACCCGTCCAGCATCCTGAGCCTGTCCAACTCCG CCGGCAGCGGTCGCACCGCGTGGTCGTCGGGGGGGAAGCGGCCGGACGTGGTCGGCAACGTGATTCTCCACGACAAGCTGAACCTGTGGAGGTCGTCCAGAGGCTCCGTCCACTATCACCATG GTCTGCAGGCGGGTGACAACACGCTGAACGCCCTCTGCTCCCTGCGTGTGGCGCGCTCGCTGGTCGCCGGCGGTTTCTCCGACGCCTCTCGGCCGGACGCTCGAGCCGCCGTGCTCTCAGACTACGTTCACTTCCTGACGACGCCCGGCAGCCACAACGACACCTACGCCGAGTCGTCCCACCGCTCGTTCTTCGCCGACTGGCAGGAGAGCAGACCGACTTCACCCCGTGAG GTTCTGAACTTTGCAGAGAAACGCTCGGAGTTGAAGTTGAGTTCCTCGTCCCCGGACGGCCAGCTGGACGCCATCGGCTGCTTTCCCATGAGCCTCCCCTTCATCCTGCTGTCGGCCTCGGCCAATCAGGAGCAGGCT GTCGCCGCCGCCGTGGAGTTTGTGAAGctcacccacccccaccccaagGTGTCCGAGTACGTGTCCATCTACAGCCGGGCGCTGCACGCCGTGCTCGGGGGCGCCGGCGTGCGCCAGCAGGCCGAACACGCCCTGAGGAGCCTGAACGTCTGGGACGTCTGTCAGAGCTACAGCCGCAAGGCCGCCAG GTTTCTCGTGGCGTCGGAGGAACGACTGAAGGTGCATCAGAGCGCCGTCAACTACCTCGGCCTGGCGTGCTACACCAAAG GTGCTCTGTCCAGCATGTTCTACCTGGCGCACGAGTTCCACGACGACCTCACGGGAGGAATCCTGACCAACACCAACTGCGGAG GGGAGAACTGTAACCGGGGCGCGGCTCTGGGCGCGCTgctgggggcggggggggcgtaCCGCGGCGCCGGCGTCCCTCAGCAGTGGAAGGACGAACTCAGAGACGCCCAAGACTTCATCCCTGACATCCTGAAGAGCGCCCCCTGA
- the LOC132996457 gene encoding uncharacterized protein LOC132996457 isoform X3 yields the protein MTGDMSQVRRAVGEAFWAMCAADSASMPVHWYYDVDDIRRDFGGWISGFAAPRERHPSSILSLSNSAGSGRTAWSSGGKRPDVVGNVILHDKLNLWRSSRGSVHYHHGLQAGDNTLNALCSLRVARSLVAGGFSDASRPDARAAVLSDYVHFLTTPGSHNDTYAESSHRSFFADWQESRPTSPREVLNFAEKRSELKLSSSSPDGQLDAIGCFPMSLPFILLSASANQEQAVAAAVEFVKLTHPHPKVSEYVSIYSRALHAVLGGAGVRQQAEHALRSLNVWDVCQSYSRKAARFLVASEERLKVHQSAVNYLGLACYTKGALSSMFYLAHEFHDDLTGGILTNTNCGGENCNRGAALGALLGAGGAYRGAGVPQQWKDELRDAQDFIPDILKSAP from the exons atGACAG gtgacATGTCTCAGGTGCGGCGGGCAGTGGGCGAGGCCTTCTGGGCGATGTGTGCGGCAGACTCCGCCTCCATGCCGGTGCACTGGTACTACGACGTGGACGACATCCGGAGGGACTTCGGCGGCTGGATCTCCGGCTTCGCGGCGCCCAGAGAGCGCCACCCGTCCAGCATCCTGAGCCTGTCCAACTCCG CCGGCAGCGGTCGCACCGCGTGGTCGTCGGGGGGGAAGCGGCCGGACGTGGTCGGCAACGTGATTCTCCACGACAAGCTGAACCTGTGGAGGTCGTCCAGAGGCTCCGTCCACTATCACCATG GTCTGCAGGCGGGTGACAACACGCTGAACGCCCTCTGCTCCCTGCGTGTGGCGCGCTCGCTGGTCGCCGGCGGTTTCTCCGACGCCTCTCGGCCGGACGCTCGAGCCGCCGTGCTCTCAGACTACGTTCACTTCCTGACGACGCCCGGCAGCCACAACGACACCTACGCCGAGTCGTCCCACCGCTCGTTCTTCGCCGACTGGCAGGAGAGCAGACCGACTTCACCCCGTGAG GTTCTGAACTTTGCAGAGAAACGCTCGGAGTTGAAGTTGAGTTCCTCGTCCCCGGACGGCCAGCTGGACGCCATCGGCTGCTTTCCCATGAGCCTCCCCTTCATCCTGCTGTCGGCCTCGGCCAATCAGGAGCAGGCT GTCGCCGCCGCCGTGGAGTTTGTGAAGctcacccacccccaccccaagGTGTCCGAGTACGTGTCCATCTACAGCCGGGCGCTGCACGCCGTGCTCGGGGGCGCCGGCGTGCGCCAGCAGGCCGAACACGCCCTGAGGAGCCTGAACGTCTGGGACGTCTGTCAGAGCTACAGCCGCAAGGCCGCCAG GTTTCTCGTGGCGTCGGAGGAACGACTGAAGGTGCATCAGAGCGCCGTCAACTACCTCGGCCTGGCGTGCTACACCAAAG GTGCTCTGTCCAGCATGTTCTACCTGGCGCACGAGTTCCACGACGACCTCACGGGAGGAATCCTGACCAACACCAACTGCGGAG GGGAGAACTGTAACCGGGGCGCGGCTCTGGGCGCGCTgctgggggcggggggggcgtaCCGCGGCGCCGGCGTCCCTCAGCAGTGGAAGGACGAACTCAGAGACGCCCAAGACTTCATCCCTGACATCCTGAAGAGCGCCCCCTGA